One Ostrinia nubilalis chromosome 4, ilOstNubi1.1, whole genome shotgun sequence DNA window includes the following coding sequences:
- the LOC135071462 gene encoding D-2-hydroxyglutarate dehydrogenase, mitochondrial-like → MLSVFKKICLISAKPKTHTFEIIRSASQIPQLSSEKYGNVKRKDFSAVQANDVKFFRSCLGEDRVLTDENEVLPFNIDWAKNCRGQSKVVLKPKSTQEVSKILSYCNERRLAVCPQGGNTGVAGGSVPVFDEIILNMTLMNKVISFDDISGALVCETGCILENLDTYVRQHGLIMPLDLGAKGSCHIGGNISTNAGGLRLLRYGNLHGSVLGIEAVKADGTVIDCLKTLKKDNTGYHLKHLFIGSEGTLGVITKVAIHCPAKPKSVTLCYFGVQNFENVLQLYKSAKLSLGEIMSAFEMADFESINSTSKILNLPNPIPDFPFYVILETHGSDENHDKDKVNRFLTNEMKNGLILDGTVVSEPSKMQAIWNIRENIAPAGNIDTYLFTYDVSLPINHYYEIIPKLRKRLGDKVNFVCGFGHIGDGNLHINVVLPEYNEEVAALLEPYVYEQVAALQGSISAEHGIGFRKSHYIHYSKDESALRLMRDLKTLMDPNGILNPYKVLPDE, encoded by the exons atgttgagtgtatttaaaaaaatctgtctAATATCAGCAAAACCAAAAACACacacttttgaaataataagaaGTGCATCACAAATACCGCAACTTTCGtct GAAAAGTATGGTAATGTGAAGAGAAAAGATTTTTCTGCTGTGCAAGCAAACGACGTGAAGTTTTTTAGATCATGCCTTGGAGAAGATAGAGTTCTTACTGATGAAAATGAAGTTCTGCCTTTCAACATTGATTGGGCTAAAAATTGTAGAG GTCAATCTAAAGTGGTTTTGAAACCGAAATCAACCCAAGAAGTTTCAAAGATACTTTCGTATTGTAATGAAAGACGACTAGCTGTTTGTCCTCAAGGCGGTAACACGGGCGTCGCTGGTGGTTCTGTCCCGGTGTTTGACGAAATTATATTGAACATGACGTTAATGAACAAAGTTATAAGCTTCGACGATATATCAG GTGCATTAGTTTGCGAAACAGGTTGCATATTAGAGAATTTAGATACTTATGTTCGCCAACACGGCTTAATCATGCCGTTGGACTTGGGAGCAAAAGGCTCATGCCATATCGGTGGCAACATCAGCACCAATGCAGGAGGTCTACGTCTTCTGCGATATGGAAATTTGCACGGGTCTGTGCTTGGAATTGAAGCT GTAAAAGCCGATGGAACTGTAATagattgtttaaaaactttgaaGAAAGACAACACTGGGTACCATCTCAAACACCTGTTTATAGGCTCAGAAGGGACTTTAGGCGTTATAACAAAAGTGGCCATACATTGCCCGGCTAAGCCTAAGTCTGTAACACTTTGCTATTTTG ggGTACAAAATTTCGAAAACGTTCTTCAGCTGTACAAGAGCGCTAAATTATCATTAGGGGAAATTATGTCGGCCTTTGAAATGGCCGATTTCGAATCAATCAACAGCACATCGAAGATCCTCAATTTACC AAATCCGATCCCAGACTTTCCGTTCTACGTTATTCTGGAAACTCACGGTAGCGACGAAAACCACGACAAAGATAAAGTAAACAGATTCCTCAccaatgaaatgaaaaatggTTTAATTCTGGATGGAACTGTTGTTTCAGAGCCTTCAAAGATGCAG GCAATCTGGAACATCCGAGAAAATATAGCACCAGCTGGCAATATTGACACATATCTCTTTACATACGATGTGTCTTTGCCGATAAATCACTATTACGAGATAATACCAAAATTACGGAAAAGACTCGGGGATAAGGTCAATTTTGTCTGTGGTTTTGGTCATATTG GTGATGGCAACCTTCACATTAATGTGGTGTTGCCCGAATACAACGAAGAAGTAGCCGCGCTTCTAGAGCCCTACGTGTACGAGCAGGTGGCGGCGCTGCAGGGCTCCATCAGCGCCGAACACGGCATTGGCTTCCGCAAGTCGCACTACATCCACTACAGCAAGGATGAATCCGCGCTGCGCCTCATGAGGGACCTAAAGACGCTCATGGACCCCAACGGAATCCTCAATCCATATAAAGTCTTGCCAGATGaataa